The Clostridiaceae bacterium HFYG-1003 genome includes a window with the following:
- a CDS encoding ATP-binding protein, with product MKRINLFTGHFGSGKTEIAINYARKLKQEGIAKVTIVDLDIVNPYFCSRDLEDELKEEGIRVISQGRHLANAELMVVPAEVMAAFQQKDHTVIFDVGGDDMGATALGQYNRFFREEDYDMFFVVNINRPLTRDLPGVREYLDAIEHSSRLKVSKLVNNTNLGTATSLSDIQAGEQLIRQLSEQTGLPHAFTAVRRDLAEEARSVVAGEMIPIDITMKPPWVD from the coding sequence ATGAAACGCATCAATCTGTTTACAGGCCATTTCGGAAGCGGAAAAACCGAAATCGCCATCAACTATGCCAGGAAACTGAAGCAGGAAGGAATTGCCAAGGTCACCATTGTAGACCTGGACATTGTCAATCCGTACTTCTGCTCCAGGGATCTGGAAGATGAACTGAAGGAAGAGGGAATCCGCGTGATCTCCCAGGGCCGACACCTGGCCAATGCCGAACTGATGGTCGTTCCGGCAGAGGTTATGGCTGCCTTTCAGCAGAAGGACCATACGGTAATTTTTGATGTAGGCGGAGATGACATGGGTGCGACCGCTCTCGGCCAATACAACCGTTTCTTTCGGGAAGAAGACTATGACATGTTCTTTGTCGTCAACATCAATCGCCCGCTGACCCGGGATCTGCCCGGCGTCAGGGAATATCTGGACGCCATTGAGCATTCATCGCGTCTGAAGGTATCCAAGCTGGTCAACAACACCAACCTGGGCACAGCTACTTCATTAAGCGACATACAGGCGGGAGAACAGCTGATTCGTCAGCTGTCGGAACAGACCGGCCTGCCTCATGCCTTTACGGCTGTGCGGCGGGATCTGGCCGAAGAAGCCCGCAGCGTTGTCGCCGGGGAAATGATTCCCATCGATATTACCATGAAGCCACCGTGGGTGGATTAA
- the buk gene encoding butyrate kinase, which yields MKRVLVINPGSTSTKIGVYDDEQPVLIETLRHSAEEIAQFAKVADQFHFRKDVILKVLEKNNMDLKTLHGVVGRGGLFKFIPSGTYAVNDEMVKDVLNPTKGEHASNLGCLIAREIGDELGIPSFIVDPVVVDELDPLARISGMPEIERVSIFHALNQKAVARRYAHAIGKAYQDLNLIVVHLGGGVSVGAHEQGRVIDVNNALNGEGPYSPERAGGLPVADLVKLCYSGQYTQEELLRRITGQGGVVAYLGTNNMMEVEERMAAGDEKAKLVFEGMAYQTVKEIGACACVLKGKVDQIILTGGIAYSKPMTDYITQRVSFIAPVTVYPGEDELLALAQGGLRVLNGEEEVAVY from the coding sequence ATGAAAAGAGTATTAGTAATCAATCCGGGATCAACATCCACCAAGATCGGGGTCTATGACGATGAGCAGCCGGTTCTGATCGAAACGCTGCGCCATTCCGCCGAAGAGATCGCTCAGTTCGCGAAAGTGGCGGACCAGTTTCATTTCCGAAAGGATGTCATCCTGAAGGTTCTGGAGAAGAACAATATGGATCTCAAGACACTCCATGGAGTGGTCGGCCGGGGCGGACTGTTCAAGTTCATCCCATCAGGCACCTATGCCGTCAATGATGAGATGGTCAAGGATGTGCTCAATCCCACCAAGGGCGAGCATGCCTCCAACCTGGGCTGTCTGATTGCCCGCGAAATCGGTGACGAGCTGGGCATTCCTTCCTTTATCGTGGATCCTGTAGTCGTGGATGAACTGGATCCCCTGGCAAGAATATCGGGAATGCCGGAGATTGAGCGGGTATCGATTTTCCATGCCCTCAATCAGAAGGCGGTAGCCCGGCGCTATGCCCATGCCATCGGCAAGGCGTATCAGGATCTGAACCTTATCGTGGTTCACCTGGGCGGGGGAGTATCCGTCGGCGCTCACGAACAGGGACGCGTCATCGATGTCAACAACGCACTGAACGGGGAAGGACCTTACTCGCCCGAACGGGCCGGCGGACTGCCGGTGGCCGATCTGGTGAAGCTGTGCTACTCCGGCCAGTATACCCAGGAGGAGCTGCTGCGCCGGATCACCGGCCAGGGCGGCGTGGTCGCCTATCTTGGCACCAACAATATGATGGAAGTAGAAGAACGCATGGCAGCGGGCGACGAAAAGGCCAAACTGGTCTTTGAGGGAATGGCCTACCAGACCGTCAAGGAGATCGGTGCCTGCGCCTGTGTCCTCAAGGGGAAGGTGGATCAGATCATTCTGACCGGAGGCATCGCCTACTCCAAGCCAATGACGGACTATATCACCCAGCGGGTAAGCTTCATTGCCCCGGTCACCGTCTATCCGGGCGAAGATGAGCTCCTGGCCCTGGCTCAGGGCGGCCTGCGCGTCTTGAACGGAGAAGAGGAAGTCGCTGTCTACTAG
- the ptb gene encoding phosphate butyryltransferase produces MIRSFDEVFQQIKALPDKVVAVAAAEDEPVLEAVSFCKANGLADAILVGDEPKIREIAKQLDMDLTGWRIIHEADPAAAALKAVELVSSGQADMLMKGLIDTKNFLRAVLNKEVGLRTGNLITHVGVFDLPPYDRLIYITDAAFSMYPTLQQKVGIINNAVKLAHALGNENPKVAPVCAVEVVNPDMPATLDAAELTRMNEAGEITGCTVYGPLAFDNAIDQEAATHKKISHPVAGNADIFLMANIEAGNGVFKALTYTCQGERHGGILMGAAAPVIVTSRADSFEAKVNSIALASLAAMGGKK; encoded by the coding sequence ATGATCAGATCCTTTGATGAAGTATTCCAGCAGATTAAGGCACTGCCCGACAAAGTAGTGGCCGTGGCAGCAGCGGAGGACGAACCGGTTCTGGAAGCGGTCAGTTTCTGCAAGGCCAACGGACTGGCAGATGCCATTCTGGTAGGGGATGAGCCCAAAATCCGGGAAATCGCCAAGCAACTTGACATGGACCTGACCGGCTGGCGCATCATCCATGAAGCCGACCCGGCAGCGGCGGCCCTGAAAGCAGTGGAACTGGTGTCCAGCGGTCAGGCGGACATGCTGATGAAGGGCCTGATCGATACGAAGAATTTCCTGCGGGCCGTCCTGAACAAGGAAGTCGGGCTGCGCACCGGCAACCTGATCACCCATGTCGGCGTGTTTGACCTGCCGCCTTACGACCGCCTGATCTATATCACCGATGCCGCTTTTTCCATGTATCCGACCCTCCAGCAGAAGGTTGGCATCATCAACAACGCGGTGAAGCTGGCTCATGCCCTGGGCAATGAGAATCCCAAGGTTGCGCCGGTCTGCGCCGTCGAGGTTGTGAATCCCGATATGCCGGCGACTCTGGATGCAGCGGAGCTGACCAGAATGAATGAAGCCGGAGAGATCACCGGCTGCACCGTATACGGGCCACTGGCGTTTGACAATGCCATTGACCAGGAAGCAGCCACCCACAAGAAAATCAGTCACCCGGTGGCTGGCAATGCCGATATCTTCCTGATGGCTAACATCGAAGCCGGCAACGGAGTATTCAAAGCGCTGACCTATACGTGTCAGGGCGAGCGTCACGGGGGCATCCTGATGGGAGCAGCCGCTCCGGTCATCGTGACATCCAGAGCGGATTCCTTTGAAGCCAAAGTCAATTCCATCGCTCTGGCATCTTTAGCAGCCATGGGAGGAAAGAAGTAA
- a CDS encoding thiamine pyrophosphate-dependent enzyme translates to MKVLFQPTKALLDVPTHYCPGCTHGLIHRLVGEVLEELNIIEKTVGVAPVGCSVLAYDYFACDMFEAAHGRAPAVATGIKRSLPDRVVFTYQGDGDIAAIGTAEAVHAAARGEQIVTIFVNNCIYGMTGGQMAPTTLPGQVTETSPYGRDTATQGFPIRFSEMIAQLEGAHYVERVSVDTVPNVAKTKRAIKKAFQNAIAGKGYNLVEVLSICPTNWGLNPQESMDWLRNNMIPFYELGVKKDKDAQVKEAK, encoded by the coding sequence GTGAAAGTGCTCTTCCAGCCTACCAAAGCTCTGCTTGACGTACCGACCCACTACTGTCCGGGCTGTACGCACGGCCTGATCCACCGCCTGGTGGGAGAAGTTCTGGAAGAACTGAACATCATCGAAAAGACCGTCGGAGTCGCTCCGGTCGGCTGCTCGGTTCTGGCTTACGACTATTTCGCCTGTGACATGTTCGAAGCGGCCCACGGCCGTGCTCCGGCAGTCGCCACCGGCATCAAGCGCTCCCTGCCGGATCGCGTGGTCTTCACGTATCAGGGAGACGGCGACATTGCGGCCATCGGAACAGCGGAAGCCGTTCACGCGGCAGCCCGCGGCGAGCAGATCGTTACCATCTTTGTCAACAACTGCATCTACGGCATGACCGGCGGCCAGATGGCTCCGACGACTCTGCCCGGTCAGGTGACGGAGACTTCACCCTATGGCCGCGACACAGCGACGCAGGGCTTCCCGATCCGTTTCTCCGAAATGATCGCTCAGCTCGAAGGAGCTCATTACGTTGAACGTGTCTCGGTTGACACGGTGCCCAACGTGGCAAAAACCAAGCGTGCCATCAAGAAGGCCTTCCAGAATGCCATTGCCGGCAAGGGCTATAACCTTGTTGAGGTTCTGTCGATCTGTCCCACCAACTGGGGATTGAATCCGCAGGAGTCCATGGACTGGCTGAGAAA
- a CDS encoding 4Fe-4S binding protein translates to MPRVNFREDRCKGCGHCVTVCPVHIISFADRLNDKGYKPATIRPELMEQCIGCTSCARMCPDLCISVYK, encoded by the coding sequence ATGCCAAGAGTGAATTTCAGGGAAGATCGCTGCAAGGGTTGCGGTCACTGTGTGACGGTCTGTCCGGTGCACATTATATCCTTTGCTGACCGGCTCAACGACAAGGGATACAAGCCAGCCACCATCCGGCCGGAACTGATGGAACAGTGCATCGGCTGCACATCCTGTGCCCGCATGTGTCCGGATCTTTGTATTTCAGTGTATAAATAG
- a CDS encoding 3-methyl-2-oxobutanoate dehydrogenase subunit VorB — protein sequence MGEKVLIKGNEAIGEAALRAGCQCFFGYPITPQTEVAAYMAKKMPKMGRVFLQAESEVAAINMVYGAGGAGIRVMTSSSSPGISLKSEGISYIAGAEVPCVIINIVRGGPGLGSIQPAQSDYNQATRGLGHGDFFVPVLAPASIQEMVDFIGEAFDMADRYRTPVMVMGDGMLGQMMEPVEFADVEERELPVKEWAANGLGDRKKHNVINSLFLKADELENHNIHLFKKFDAIKANEVRYELYNCDDADLILVAYGTTARICKNAIRLAEAEGLKIGLVRPITLWPFPFEAFEKTVNSTKHGFLSVEMSMGQMVEDVKLAVLGRKPVGFYGRAGGMIPTPDAILEKIKAMVGGN from the coding sequence ATGGGAGAAAAAGTACTAATTAAGGGAAATGAAGCCATTGGCGAGGCGGCGCTTCGTGCCGGCTGTCAGTGTTTCTTCGGATATCCGATCACACCGCAGACGGAAGTTGCGGCCTACATGGCAAAAAAGATGCCGAAAATGGGACGGGTGTTCCTCCAGGCTGAATCTGAAGTAGCTGCCATCAACATGGTATACGGAGCCGGCGGCGCCGGAATCCGCGTCATGACGTCCTCCTCTTCCCCAGGAATCAGTTTGAAATCTGAGGGAATCTCATACATCGCCGGAGCCGAAGTGCCCTGCGTCATCATCAACATCGTCCGCGGCGGCCCGGGCCTTGGCTCGATTCAGCCGGCACAGTCCGACTACAATCAGGCAACCCGCGGTCTGGGACACGGTGACTTCTTTGTTCCGGTCCTGGCACCGGCTTCGATTCAGGAAATGGTTGATTTCATCGGAGAAGCCTTCGATATGGCCGACCGTTACCGCACACCGGTCATGGTCATGGGCGACGGCATGCTGGGACAGATGATGGAACCCGTGGAATTTGCGGATGTCGAAGAACGGGAACTGCCCGTGAAGGAATGGGCAGCCAACGGACTGGGCGATCGCAAGAAGCACAATGTCATCAACTCCCTCTTCCTGAAAGCGGATGAGCTGGAGAACCACAACATTCATCTGTTCAAGAAATTTGACGCCATCAAGGCCAATGAAGTTCGCTACGAACTCTACAACTGTGACGATGCCGACCTGATCCTGGTTGCCTACGGCACCACCGCCCGGATCTGCAAAAATGCGATCCGTCTGGCCGAAGCCGAAGGTCTCAAGATTGGTCTGGTCCGTCCCATCACCTTATGGCCCTTCCCCTTTGAAGCATTCGAAAAGACTGTGAATTCCACAAAGCATGGCTTCCTCTCCGTTGAAATGTCCATGGGACAGATGGTGGAAGATGTCAAGCTGGCTGTCCTGGGCAGAAAACCGGTTGGCTTCTACGGCCGTGCCGGTGGAATGATCCCGACCCCGGACGCGATCCTTGAAAAAATCAAAGCAATGGTAGGAGGAAACTAA